TCGTCGTAATCCATCAGAGCGCGAGTGATACCGTGGCGGATTGCGCCAGCTTGACCACTTACACCGCCGCCGATAACGGTGACGTAGATATCGAACTTCTCAACGGTCTCGGTCAGCTCCAGCGGTTGACGAACTACCATGCGGGCAGTTTCGCGACCGAAGAAGTTATCCAGGGAGCGGTTGTTGATCGAGATGTTGCCAGTGCCCGGACGCAGGAAAACGCGTGCGGTTGCAGTCTTGCGACGGCCAGTGCCGTAATTTTGAGTCGCCGACATAATGAACTATTCCGTTAAATCTTCAGTTCTTGGGGCTGCTGAGCAGTATGAGGGTGTGCAGCGCCCGCATAGACTTTCAGCTTACGGTACATGTCGCGACCCAGCGGGTTCTTAGGCAGCATGCCTTTTACCGCGGTCTCGATCACGCGCTCAGGGGCTTTGGCGATCAGCTTTTCGAAGTTGATCGACTTGATGCCGCCCGGGAAACCGGAGTGGGAGTAGTACATTTTGTCAGTGGTTTTAGCGCCAGTAACACGTACCTGCTCGGCATTGATCACGACGATGTAGTCGCCGGTGTCAACGTGAGGAGTGTACTCAGGCTTGTGCTTGCCACGCAGACGGCTCGCGATTTCGGTGGCCAGACGACCCAGGGTCTGACCAGCAGCGTCGAC
The DNA window shown above is from Pseudomonas protegens CHA0 and carries:
- the rpsI gene encoding 30S ribosomal protein S9, coding for MSATQNYGTGRRKTATARVFLRPGTGNISINNRSLDNFFGRETARMVVRQPLELTETVEKFDIYVTVIGGGVSGQAGAIRHGITRALMDYDETLRSALRKAGFVTRDAREVERKKVGLRKARKRPQYSKR
- the rplM gene encoding 50S ribosomal protein L13, translated to MKTFTAKPETVKRDWFVVDAAGQTLGRLATEIASRLRGKHKPEYTPHVDTGDYIVVINAEQVRVTGAKTTDKMYYSHSGFPGGIKSINFEKLIAKAPERVIETAVKGMLPKNPLGRDMYRKLKVYAGAAHPHTAQQPQELKI